A stretch of the Chitiniphilus purpureus genome encodes the following:
- a CDS encoding MFS transporter encodes MHAFLERHRFLLAFVLLSSLAGLSVGVAKVATSLYALHLAASDFELSLIAGAQSIGILVMGMPIGVLVDQLGPLRLFAFGSVSAGLLYLVTPWLPVPLLLALTAVLVSFCMPCRFVSLNAVFMQQLDKVGVAKAGWFRGTHMIGFFLLGPALAASLIGAVDYVGTYTLVGLLFFATAALAPQVMRHYTPAAGAVLSVAAVLDQFTLLRRDRELAGISLIEFASQAANQYYGFFIVVIALRQFGFSAGAAASLVTLQGSLFVFALFTLGALLQRTGEYRFYQASFALIAAALAMLGLGHTAVWLWLGAAVLGLGLGMLQTVNISRFARASARLGRGRVAGINAFAGPAGGLAGCVLGGWSGQVFGLQSAFVLLSPVFLLFGCRMWRQARRAPAPAVSLPDLQGVHDE; translated from the coding sequence GTGCACGCCTTTCTCGAACGCCATCGCTTCCTGCTTGCCTTTGTGCTGCTCTCGTCGCTGGCCGGCCTGTCGGTGGGCGTGGCCAAGGTGGCCACCTCGCTGTACGCGCTGCATCTGGCGGCCAGCGACTTCGAGCTGTCGCTGATCGCCGGGGCGCAGAGCATCGGCATCCTGGTGATGGGCATGCCCATCGGCGTGCTGGTCGACCAGTTGGGGCCGCTCAGGCTGTTCGCCTTCGGCTCGGTGTCGGCAGGGCTGCTGTACCTGGTGACGCCGTGGCTGCCGGTGCCGTTGCTGCTGGCGCTGACCGCGGTGCTGGTGAGCTTTTGCATGCCGTGCCGCTTCGTCTCGCTCAACGCGGTGTTCATGCAGCAATTGGACAAGGTGGGCGTGGCCAAGGCCGGCTGGTTCCGCGGCACCCACATGATCGGCTTCTTCCTGCTGGGGCCGGCGCTGGCCGCAAGCTTGATCGGCGCGGTGGACTATGTCGGCACCTACACGCTGGTGGGGCTGCTGTTCTTCGCCACTGCGGCGCTGGCGCCGCAGGTGATGCGGCACTACACCCCGGCGGCCGGGGCGGTGCTCAGCGTCGCGGCGGTGCTGGACCAGTTCACGCTGCTGCGGCGGGACCGCGAGCTGGCCGGCATCAGCCTGATCGAATTCGCAAGCCAGGCCGCCAACCAGTACTACGGGTTCTTCATCGTGGTGATCGCGCTGCGCCAGTTCGGATTCTCGGCCGGCGCGGCCGCCAGCCTGGTCACGCTGCAAGGCTCGCTGTTCGTGTTCGCGCTGTTCACGCTCGGCGCGCTGCTGCAGCGCACCGGCGAGTACCGCTTCTACCAGGCGAGCTTTGCGCTGATCGCCGCGGCGCTGGCGATGCTGGGCCTGGGCCACACCGCCGTATGGCTGTGGCTGGGGGCCGCCGTGCTGGGGCTGGGCCTGGGCATGCTGCAGACGGTGAACATCTCGCGCTTCGCCCGCGCCAGCGCCCGGCTGGGACGCGGCCGCGTCGCCGGCATCAACGCCTTCGCCGGCCCGGCCGGCGGACTTGCCGGCTGTGTGCTGGGCGGGTGGTCCGGCCAGGTGTTCGGGCTGCAATCGGCGTTCGTGCTGCTCTCACCGGTGTTTCTGCTGTTCGGCTGTCGCATGTGGCGGCAGGCCCGCCGCGCCCCGGCGCCGGCGGTCTCGCTGCCCGATTTGCAAGGAGTCCACGATGAGTAG
- a CDS encoding ABC transporter substrate-binding protein gives MNFKQALTRLCLLGATLAALTVPAAAEDKPTTVRIAFSGAGTGGRPIGSGTVLAVAHQLGSIEQALKADNIKVVWNFFPGAGPATNEALASGLVDFAYHGDLPLIVGRSTGLKHKVVASLGRFGNTYFVVPADSQAKSLADLKGKRIGVFKGTAGQLTLNRVLEKYGFTEKDFRIVSMNSETAKAALATRDIDGYITTPFDLQARGIARVLFEIKRDPKITSVGTFWVTEDFEKRYPATTQKVVTALVRAAHYASEEKHRNQVFKYWAASGSTPYGDFLKTWDGYTLKERNSPLLDEYHVASLKKAIDEARRFRLIRRDVSLEGWLEPRYLNQALKELKLERYWDEHDANGNVRK, from the coding sequence ATGAATTTCAAGCAAGCCCTGACCAGACTGTGCCTTCTGGGCGCCACCCTTGCCGCGCTAACGGTACCGGCCGCGGCCGAGGACAAGCCGACGACGGTCCGCATCGCCTTCTCCGGTGCCGGCACCGGCGGGCGCCCGATCGGCAGCGGCACCGTGCTCGCCGTCGCGCATCAGCTGGGCAGCATCGAACAGGCGCTCAAGGCCGACAACATCAAGGTGGTCTGGAATTTCTTCCCGGGCGCCGGCCCGGCCACCAACGAGGCGCTCGCCAGCGGCCTGGTCGATTTCGCCTACCACGGCGACCTGCCGTTGATCGTGGGCCGCTCCACGGGCCTGAAGCACAAGGTCGTCGCGAGCCTCGGCCGCTTCGGCAACACCTACTTCGTGGTGCCGGCCGATTCGCAGGCCAAGAGTCTGGCCGACCTCAAGGGCAAGCGCATCGGCGTGTTCAAGGGCACCGCCGGCCAGCTCACGCTCAACCGGGTGCTGGAGAAGTACGGCTTCACCGAGAAGGATTTCCGCATCGTCAGCATGAATTCGGAGACCGCCAAGGCGGCGCTCGCCACGCGCGACATCGACGGCTACATCACCACGCCGTTCGACCTGCAGGCTCGCGGCATCGCCCGGGTGCTGTTCGAGATCAAGCGCGATCCGAAGATCACCAGCGTAGGCACCTTCTGGGTGACCGAGGACTTCGAGAAGCGCTACCCGGCCACCACGCAGAAGGTGGTCACCGCGCTGGTGCGCGCGGCGCACTACGCCTCCGAGGAAAAGCATCGCAACCAGGTGTTCAAGTACTGGGCCGCCAGTGGCAGCACGCCCTACGGCGACTTCCTCAAGACCTGGGACGGCTACACGCTCAAGGAGCGCAATTCGCCGCTGCTGGACGAGTACCACGTGGCCTCGCTGAAGAAAGCCATCGACGAGGCACGCCGCTTCAGGCTGATCCGCCGCGATGTGAGCCTGGAAGGCTGGCTGGAGCCCAGGTACCTGAACCAGGCGCTCAAGGAGCTCAAGCTTGAACGCTATTGGGATGAGCACGACGCCAACGGCAACGTCAGGAAATAA
- a CDS encoding ABC transporter substrate-binding protein, which translates to MRPIRPLAALLGAAALLFAAHAPSYAEDKPAVIRFAVPNAGTGGRPITGGSFYATAHLKGALEQEFKADGIKVQWTFFPGAGPGVNESFASGLVDFSGHGDLPLIVGRSTGLKHKIILSYGRFGNVYFVVPADSPARTLADLKGKRIAVFKGTAGQLTLNRVLEKHGFTEQDFKVISMNSDTARAALATKDIDGVITTPFDLQARGVARVLFEIKDDPKVSAPSTFWVSEAFERQYPQITQRVVTTLVRVAHWNSDERNRKEVFRLWSQSGTAYDDYLKSWAGDALRERVNPLLDDYYRASIQKSINEARRFKLIRRDVSLAGWIEPRYLKTALKTLKLEHYWDEYDANGNPLPGRPAPQ; encoded by the coding sequence ATGCGCCCGATCCGACCCCTTGCCGCCTTGCTGGGCGCCGCCGCCCTGCTGTTCGCCGCCCACGCGCCGTCGTACGCCGAGGACAAGCCGGCGGTGATCCGGTTCGCCGTGCCCAACGCCGGCACCGGCGGGCGCCCGATCACCGGGGGCAGCTTCTACGCCACGGCGCACCTGAAGGGCGCGCTGGAGCAGGAATTCAAGGCCGACGGCATCAAGGTGCAATGGACGTTCTTTCCCGGCGCCGGCCCGGGGGTGAACGAGTCGTTCGCCAGTGGCCTGGTCGACTTCTCCGGCCACGGCGACCTGCCGCTGATCGTGGGCCGCTCCACCGGCCTGAAGCACAAGATCATTTTGAGCTACGGCCGCTTCGGCAACGTGTACTTCGTGGTGCCGGCCGACTCGCCGGCCCGAACGCTGGCCGATCTCAAGGGCAAGCGCATCGCGGTGTTCAAGGGCACCGCCGGCCAGCTCACCCTCAACCGGGTGCTGGAGAAGCACGGCTTCACCGAGCAGGACTTCAAGGTGATCAGCATGAACAGCGACACCGCCCGCGCCGCGCTCGCCACCAAGGATATCGATGGCGTGATCACCACGCCGTTCGACCTGCAGGCGCGTGGCGTCGCCCGCGTGCTGTTCGAGATCAAGGACGACCCCAAGGTCAGCGCGCCCAGCACGTTCTGGGTGTCCGAGGCGTTCGAGCGGCAATACCCGCAGATCACCCAGCGCGTGGTCACCACGCTGGTGCGGGTGGCGCACTGGAACTCGGACGAGCGCAACCGCAAGGAGGTGTTCCGGCTGTGGAGCCAGTCGGGCACCGCCTACGACGACTACCTCAAGAGCTGGGCCGGCGATGCGCTACGCGAGCGGGTCAACCCGCTGCTGGACGACTACTACCGCGCCAGCATCCAGAAATCGATCAACGAAGCCCGCCGCTTCAAGCTGATCCGCCGCGACGTGAGCCTGGCGGGCTGGATCGAGCCCAGGTACCTCAAAACGGCGCTCAAGACACTGAAGCTCGAACACTACTGGGACGAATACGACGCCAACGGCAACCCGTTGCCCGGCAGGCCCGCCCCGCAATGA
- a CDS encoding OprO/OprP family phosphate-selective porin, with protein MTFSKHWLGAGLAAWVGLAQAAPTTDELQQQIEALQRAVTALQQQLDATRRAETAVVPPQGGDILAAQTGAEPATKEDIDGLRSDLENYKYEQQRNRETKTALSTRALTIGGTVQARATYQDTGTRSGSSAVADDRHSSFDVSQATLNFSGSLYRDYAEGRNLDYRLAFAYAKNTPANNNSQFNVTDAYLRYSPFPTVTGLEEPKLTLTLGQQQIPFGLEAQVGEELRPVINSAQFLNNLGVGTRQIGLIVRGDYDPYVDYGFNYRAPLLEYAVGVVNGNGPNKSDDNSDKDWLARAAVTLPVDYNSWLRELKFGASYYKGSRNLTQTQGTTTSVARQGKSDRFGFDIYYNHDPYGFTYELAQGTDEQLTGPAVKSRGQYLTLFYTFGEQWVKSFRGQAKYDDWWPRSYQLFARWDQWDPNLDQADDRSTVSTAGFNVFFAETTKFQFNVSHTAYDEAGKDSENQYLAQFQFGF; from the coding sequence ATGACTTTCAGCAAGCACTGGCTGGGCGCCGGGCTGGCAGCCTGGGTGGGCCTTGCGCAGGCCGCCCCGACCACCGACGAACTGCAGCAGCAGATCGAGGCGCTGCAGCGCGCGGTGACGGCGTTGCAGCAACAGCTCGATGCCACGCGCCGCGCCGAGACCGCGGTCGTTCCGCCCCAGGGCGGGGATATCCTCGCCGCGCAGACCGGCGCCGAGCCTGCCACCAAGGAAGACATCGACGGACTGCGCTCGGATCTGGAGAACTACAAGTACGAGCAGCAGCGCAACCGCGAGACCAAGACCGCGCTGTCGACCCGCGCACTGACCATCGGCGGCACGGTGCAGGCACGCGCCACCTACCAGGACACGGGCACCAGGAGCGGCAGCAGCGCAGTGGCGGACGATCGCCACTCCAGCTTCGATGTCTCGCAGGCCACGCTCAATTTCAGCGGCAGCCTGTATCGCGACTATGCCGAGGGCCGCAACCTCGACTACCGGCTGGCGTTCGCCTACGCCAAGAACACGCCGGCCAACAACAACAGCCAGTTCAACGTCACCGACGCCTACCTGCGCTACAGCCCGTTCCCGACAGTGACCGGCCTTGAAGAGCCCAAGCTCACCCTGACGCTGGGGCAGCAGCAGATCCCGTTCGGCCTGGAGGCACAGGTGGGCGAGGAATTGCGTCCGGTGATCAATTCGGCGCAGTTCCTGAACAACCTGGGTGTCGGCACCCGCCAGATCGGGCTGATCGTACGCGGCGACTACGACCCCTATGTGGACTACGGCTTCAACTACCGCGCGCCGCTGCTGGAGTACGCGGTCGGTGTGGTCAACGGCAACGGCCCCAACAAGTCGGACGACAACAGCGACAAGGATTGGCTCGCCCGCGCCGCCGTCACGCTGCCGGTGGATTACAACAGCTGGCTGCGCGAGCTGAAGTTCGGCGCCTCCTACTACAAGGGCAGCAGGAACCTCACCCAGACCCAGGGCACGACCACCAGCGTGGCACGGCAGGGCAAGAGCGACCGCTTCGGCTTCGACATCTACTACAACCACGACCCGTACGGCTTCACCTATGAGCTGGCGCAGGGGACGGACGAGCAGCTGACCGGCCCTGCCGTAAAGAGCCGTGGCCAGTACCTGACGCTGTTCTACACCTTCGGCGAGCAGTGGGTGAAGAGCTTCCGCGGCCAGGCCAAGTACGACGACTGGTGGCCCAGGTCGTACCAGCTGTTCGCCCGCTGGGACCAGTGGGACCCGAACCTGGACCAGGCGGATGACCGCAGCACCGTCTCCACCGCCGGCTTCAACGTGTTCTTCGCCGAGACCACCAAGTTCCAGTTCAACGTCAGCCATACCGCCTACGACGAGGCCGGCAAGGACAGCGAGAACCAGTACCTGGCCCAGTTCCAGTTCGGTTTCTGA
- a CDS encoding D-2-hydroxyacid dehydrogenase, whose translation MAGAQEETGGPLRKLAVGPQIGEDALARIGAIAPALPVVRVTDDWSVLADVDALWPGIDTPSGDTLLRLAPRLRWLQAFGAGVERWLTPAFVQRDIVLTNASGIHGVQIAEHTLSLLLAFARGLPALVRGQHAPLHHPRLGQFELAGQTLAIIGFGRIGEALAARAAALGLTVIGVRRRHQGALPAGVTRLAGLAALPQVLAVADHVVSVLPLTPQTRGFFDAGRFARFKPGSHFYNVGRGASVDHAALARALADGRIAGAGLDVTDPEPLPPDHPLRRLPNVLLTAHTAGASPHYQSRALAIALDNLSRFQAGQPLVNVVDKRAGY comes from the coding sequence ATGGCTGGGGCACAGGAGGAGACCGGCGGACCGCTGCGCAAGCTGGCAGTGGGGCCGCAGATCGGCGAGGACGCGCTGGCGCGGATCGGCGCCATTGCGCCGGCGCTGCCGGTGGTACGCGTGACGGACGACTGGTCAGTGCTGGCCGATGTCGATGCGCTGTGGCCCGGGATCGACACCCCATCCGGCGACACGCTGCTGCGGCTGGCGCCGCGGTTGCGCTGGCTGCAGGCGTTCGGTGCCGGGGTCGAGCGCTGGCTGACCCCGGCCTTCGTGCAGCGCGATATCGTGCTGACCAACGCCAGCGGCATCCACGGTGTGCAGATCGCCGAGCACACGCTGTCGCTGCTGCTGGCGTTCGCACGTGGCCTGCCCGCGCTGGTGCGGGGCCAGCACGCGCCGCTGCACCACCCGCGGCTGGGCCAGTTCGAGCTGGCCGGCCAGACACTGGCCATCATCGGCTTCGGCCGCATCGGCGAGGCACTGGCGGCACGCGCCGCCGCGCTCGGGCTCACCGTCATCGGCGTGCGCCGCCGGCATCAGGGCGCGCTGCCTGCCGGCGTCACCCGGCTGGCGGGGCTGGCGGCGTTGCCGCAGGTGCTGGCCGTTGCCGATCACGTGGTGTCGGTGCTGCCGCTGACCCCGCAGACGCGCGGCTTCTTCGATGCCGGGCGTTTCGCCCGCTTCAAGCCGGGCAGCCATTTCTACAACGTCGGGCGCGGTGCCTCGGTCGATCACGCCGCGCTCGCCCGGGCACTGGCGGACGGCCGCATCGCCGGCGCCGGGCTGGATGTGACCGATCCCGAACCATTGCCGCCCGACCATCCGCTGCGCCGCCTGCCCAACGTGCTCCTCACCGCGCATACCGCCGGCGCCAGCCCGCATTACCAGAGCCGCGCGCTCGCGATTGCGCTGGACAACCTGTCCCGCTTCCAGGCCGGACAGCCACTCGTCAACGTCGTCGACAAGCGTGCCGGCTATTGA
- a CDS encoding TauD/TfdA dioxygenase family protein, whose protein sequence is MSHPLTTPLSLALQQAGRQGHLPQTLADVTITPLYAALGAEVTGLDANRPLSPALVRALKKALDEHHILIFKRQQLSDAALLAFATYFGAVFRPPEDVPVLASAARDGIPPDVVPVANVAGGYTGNGELHPHIDHQWTPLPSAGSLLYALEVPAEGGDTSWYNLNAAYEALDADTKARIDGLQLITYNPFLRGPGQQRPLYRTPDIEPLGPGFAHPLVRTHPSSGKPVLFLSARAEVELVGVAPEAGAALIAQLREHVTQPRFRYQHKWQVGDIVHWDNQATLHARTAFAQNERRVLKRVSLAGSRPF, encoded by the coding sequence ATGAGCCATCCCCTCACCACTCCGCTGTCGCTGGCGCTGCAGCAGGCCGGCCGCCAGGGCCACCTGCCGCAGACGCTGGCCGATGTGACCATCACCCCGCTGTATGCCGCGCTTGGCGCCGAAGTGACCGGGCTGGATGCCAACCGGCCGCTGTCACCCGCGCTGGTGCGCGCGCTGAAGAAGGCGTTGGACGAGCACCACATCCTGATCTTCAAGCGCCAGCAGCTCTCCGATGCGGCCTTGCTTGCCTTCGCCACCTATTTCGGCGCGGTGTTCCGCCCGCCCGAGGACGTGCCGGTGCTGGCCTCCGCCGCGCGCGACGGCATTCCGCCGGACGTGGTGCCGGTGGCCAATGTGGCAGGCGGCTACACCGGCAACGGCGAGCTGCACCCGCATATCGACCACCAGTGGACGCCGCTGCCCTCGGCCGGCTCGCTGCTTTACGCGCTGGAAGTGCCGGCCGAGGGGGGCGACACCAGCTGGTACAACCTGAACGCCGCCTACGAGGCACTCGATGCTGACACCAAGGCCCGGATCGACGGCCTGCAACTGATCACCTACAACCCCTTCCTGCGCGGACCCGGGCAGCAGCGCCCGCTGTACCGCACCCCCGACATCGAACCGCTGGGCCCAGGGTTCGCGCATCCGCTGGTGCGCACCCACCCCAGCTCGGGCAAGCCGGTACTGTTTTTGTCCGCGCGCGCCGAGGTGGAGCTGGTCGGCGTTGCGCCCGAAGCAGGCGCCGCACTGATCGCGCAGCTGCGCGAACACGTGACGCAGCCGCGTTTCCGCTACCAGCACAAGTGGCAGGTCGGCGACATCGTCCATTGGGACAACCAAGCCACGCTGCACGCGCGCACCGCCTTTGCCCAGAACGAGCGCCGCGTGCTCAAGCGCGTGAGCCTGGCCGGCAGTCGGCCGTTCTGA
- a CDS encoding OsmC family protein: MATCPSQRIAAVTLALTLEGELTDAGRERLLQAARHCKRHRSLSQPPDITLQSASALPR; encoded by the coding sequence ATGGCGACGTGCCCCTCCCAGCGCATCGCCGCGGTCACCCTTGCGCTCACGCTGGAAGGCGAGCTGACCGATGCCGGGCGCGAACGGCTGCTGCAGGCCGCCCGCCACTGCAAGCGCCACCGATCGCTCAGCCAGCCGCCCGACATCACCCTGCAATCGGCGTCGGCGTTGCCGCGCTGA
- a CDS encoding dienelactone hydrolase family protein, translating to MTQTTTLLAQAVGAAAPTQIHTDATGLAAGEVRVDAPAGAYTAYHAAPLGAGPHPVVLLVHEIFGVHEHIRDVARRLAKLGYLAIAPELFERQGKVQQLPSIDDIRAVVARVPDEQVLADLDAALAWATQHGGDVDRVAVTGFCWGGRITWLYAAHQPRLKAAVAWYGRLAGDTTPNQPRFPIDIAGRLLAPVLGLYGGADAGIPLDTVAEVQHALAKAGSASTIHVYPDAPHAFHADYRPSYRAEPAADGWARLQRWFKQHGV from the coding sequence ATGACCCAGACCACCACCCTGCTTGCCCAGGCCGTCGGTGCCGCCGCGCCGACGCAGATCCACACCGATGCCACCGGCCTCGCGGCAGGCGAGGTCCGCGTCGACGCGCCCGCTGGTGCCTATACCGCCTATCATGCCGCACCGCTTGGTGCCGGTCCGCACCCGGTGGTGCTGCTGGTGCACGAAATCTTCGGCGTGCACGAACACATCCGCGACGTGGCGCGACGGCTGGCCAAGCTGGGCTACCTTGCCATCGCACCCGAGCTGTTCGAGCGCCAGGGCAAGGTGCAGCAGCTGCCCAGCATCGACGACATCCGCGCCGTGGTGGCACGCGTGCCGGACGAACAGGTGCTGGCCGACCTGGACGCCGCGCTCGCCTGGGCCACGCAGCACGGCGGCGATGTCGATCGCGTCGCCGTCACCGGCTTTTGCTGGGGCGGCCGCATCACCTGGCTCTACGCCGCGCACCAGCCCCGGCTCAAGGCCGCGGTGGCCTGGTACGGCCGCCTCGCCGGCGACACCACCCCCAACCAGCCGCGCTTCCCCATCGACATTGCCGGTCGGCTGCTTGCGCCGGTGCTGGGTCTGTACGGCGGCGCCGACGCGGGCATCCCGCTCGATACGGTGGCAGAGGTGCAGCACGCCCTTGCCAAGGCCGGCAGCGCCTCGACCATCCACGTCTACCCCGACGCCCCGCACGCCTTCCATGCCGACTACCGCCCAAGCTACCGTGCCGAGCCGGCCGCGGATGGATGGGCGCGGCTGCAGCGCTGGTTCAAGCAGCACGGGGTTTGA
- a CDS encoding GNAT family N-acetyltransferase: MNITTATSAHAKQIATLHAASWASTYGSVLSADYLRDVAPAERQTLWQQRFANPKANQRVLVAEDDGPVAGFACCYVAEHPAWGHYLDNLHVAATRQGHGLGRRLLYSAAWLCEQASPGLGLYLLVNQANSRAQRFYLSLGAQSEQASVWHAPDGSVVPTFVFRWPSAAALVALALP; this comes from the coding sequence ATGAACATCACCACCGCCACCTCCGCCCACGCCAAACAGATCGCCACGCTGCATGCAGCCAGTTGGGCGAGCACTTACGGCAGCGTGTTGTCTGCGGACTATCTGCGCGACGTTGCGCCGGCGGAGCGACAAACGCTGTGGCAGCAGCGTTTTGCCAACCCGAAGGCCAATCAGCGGGTGCTGGTGGCAGAAGATGACGGCCCCGTGGCCGGGTTCGCCTGCTGCTACGTGGCCGAGCATCCGGCCTGGGGCCACTATCTGGATAACTTGCACGTAGCAGCTACGCGCCAGGGCCATGGGCTGGGGCGGCGCCTGCTGTATAGCGCAGCCTGGCTTTGCGAGCAGGCTAGTCCCGGCCTGGGGCTCTATTTGCTGGTCAACCAGGCCAACAGCCGGGCACAGCGCTTCTACTTGAGCCTCGGCGCACAGAGCGAACAGGCTTCCGTGTGGCATGCGCCCGATGGCTCGGTGGTGCCCACCTTTGTGTTCCGCTGGCCGTCGGCCGCAGCATTGGTGGCGCTGGCCCTGCCCTGA
- a CDS encoding glutathione S-transferase family protein — protein sequence MTITITAFECSPDGGKGLARDTRVRWALEEAGVPYQVRLVSFHAMKEPAHLALHPFGQIPTYEEGDLVLFETGAIVFHIAEQHAGLLPVAGDARARAVMWMFAALNTVEPPILELANATVLERDRPWSQERLPLVRDRVRDRLCQLAARLGDAEWLDGTFSAADLLMVSVLLRLRSSGLLDEFANLAAYVARGEARPAYQRAFAAQLAINAPKPLGG from the coding sequence ATGACCATCACCATCACTGCCTTCGAATGCTCGCCGGATGGCGGCAAAGGCCTGGCCCGCGATACGCGGGTCCGCTGGGCGCTGGAGGAAGCGGGCGTGCCCTACCAGGTTCGCCTTGTGTCCTTCCATGCGATGAAGGAGCCCGCGCATCTGGCGCTTCATCCTTTTGGCCAGATTCCCACGTATGAGGAAGGCGATCTCGTGCTGTTCGAGACCGGTGCGATCGTGTTCCACATTGCCGAGCAGCATGCGGGTCTGTTGCCGGTGGCCGGGGATGCCCGCGCGCGGGCCGTCATGTGGATGTTTGCCGCGCTCAACACCGTGGAGCCGCCGATCCTTGAACTCGCCAACGCCACGGTGCTGGAGAGGGATAGGCCCTGGAGCCAGGAGCGCCTGCCGCTGGTGCGGGACCGTGTGCGCGATCGGCTGTGCCAGCTTGCCGCGCGGCTGGGCGATGCCGAGTGGCTCGACGGCACCTTCAGTGCGGCAGACCTGCTGATGGTGTCGGTGCTGCTCAGGCTGAGATCGTCCGGCCTGCTGGACGAGTTTGCCAACCTGGCCGCCTATGTCGCCCGAGGTGAAGCAAGGCCCGCCTACCAACGTGCTTTCGCCGCGCAACTGGCGATCAATGCGCCCAAGCCATTGGGCGGCTGA
- a CDS encoding winged helix-turn-helix transcriptional regulator, with amino-acid sequence MNGKKISRPTPSVYNQLEDVIGCKWSVSVLLAVADGTIRPGALERAIPGISTKVLSERLRKLGQYGLISKTTYAELPPRTEYALTEYGRQLVDILGQIRQLDGRIGAQQPQSQSHDAG; translated from the coding sequence ATGAACGGCAAAAAAATTTCGCGGCCGACGCCGTCGGTCTACAACCAGCTGGAAGACGTGATCGGCTGCAAATGGTCGGTGTCGGTGCTGCTCGCCGTGGCCGACGGCACCATCCGCCCCGGCGCGCTGGAACGCGCGATCCCGGGCATCTCCACCAAGGTGCTGTCCGAGCGGCTACGCAAGCTCGGCCAGTATGGCCTGATCAGCAAGACCACCTACGCCGAACTGCCGCCACGCACCGAATACGCGCTGACCGAGTATGGCCGGCAGCTGGTGGACATCCTGGGGCAGATTCGGCAGTTGGATGGGCGTATCGGCGCCCAGCAACCGCAATCGCAATCACACGACGCGGGCTAG
- a CDS encoding thioredoxin family protein, giving the protein MKTTAIFYHAGCPVCVTAEQGLAHALDPQRYTLEVVHLGEDKARVAEAERAGVRSVPALVLDGAAFHINFGAELAVLK; this is encoded by the coding sequence ATGAAGACCACGGCGATTTTCTACCATGCCGGCTGCCCCGTCTGCGTCACCGCCGAACAGGGCCTGGCCCACGCGCTCGATCCGCAGCGGTACACATTGGAGGTGGTGCACCTGGGCGAGGACAAGGCCCGCGTGGCCGAGGCCGAGCGGGCCGGGGTGCGTTCGGTACCAGCGCTGGTGCTGGATGGCGCCGCGTTCCATATCAACTTCGGTGCGGAACTGGCGGTGTTGAAGTAG
- a CDS encoding NADP-dependent oxidoreductase: MSITPAVNRRILLAAHPQGLPRPADFRLDTQPVPTPAEGQVLLRTLYLSLDPYMRNLMDEIGPGYAPPIPLGAPVVGGTVNRVVASRHSRFQEGALVLGNAGWQDYALSDGSDLTPLGEMAQPSLALGGLGMPGFTAYVGLLDIGQPRPGETVVVGAATGAVGAVVGQLARLKGARAVGIASGPDKCRYAVETLGFDACLDRHNPHWAEDLAAACPDGIDVYFESVGGEVLDAVLPLLNSGARIPLCGFIAHYNERTTAGPDRLPRLLATLLPKRVRLQGFVVFDHYAERFEAFRRDMTTWVQAGDLTLREDMVHGLEAAPEAFIGLLQGRNFGKLVVRVAGD; the protein is encoded by the coding sequence ATGTCCATCACCCCCGCTGTCAACCGGCGCATCCTGCTGGCCGCCCATCCACAGGGCCTGCCCAGACCGGCCGACTTCCGGCTCGATACCCAGCCGGTGCCGACGCCGGCCGAAGGACAGGTGCTGCTGCGCACGCTCTACCTGTCGCTCGACCCCTATATGCGCAACCTGATGGATGAGATCGGTCCCGGCTATGCGCCGCCGATACCGCTGGGTGCCCCCGTGGTCGGCGGCACGGTCAACCGGGTCGTCGCCTCGCGCCACTCGCGCTTTCAGGAAGGCGCACTGGTGCTGGGCAATGCGGGCTGGCAGGACTACGCCCTCTCGGACGGCAGCGACCTGACACCACTGGGCGAGATGGCGCAGCCCTCGCTGGCGCTGGGCGGACTGGGCATGCCCGGCTTCACCGCCTATGTGGGCCTGCTCGATATCGGCCAGCCCCGCCCCGGCGAGACGGTGGTGGTGGGCGCGGCCACCGGCGCGGTCGGCGCGGTGGTCGGGCAGCTGGCCAGGCTCAAAGGCGCACGTGCCGTCGGCATCGCCAGCGGTCCGGACAAGTGCCGCTACGCGGTGGAGACGCTGGGCTTCGATGCCTGCCTGGACCGGCACAATCCGCACTGGGCCGAAGACCTGGCAGCGGCCTGCCCGGATGGCATCGACGTCTACTTCGAGAGCGTGGGCGGCGAGGTGCTCGACGCGGTGCTGCCGCTGCTGAACAGCGGCGCGCGCATCCCGCTGTGCGGCTTCATTGCCCACTACAACGAGCGCACCACCGCCGGCCCGGACCGCCTGCCACGGCTGCTGGCCACGCTGCTGCCCAAGCGCGTGCGCCTGCAGGGCTTCGTCGTCTTTGACCACTACGCCGAGCGCTTCGAGGCATTCCGGCGCGACATGACCACCTGGGTGCAGGCTGGGGACCTGACGCTGCGCGAAGACATGGTGCACGGGCTGGAAGCCGCGCCCGAAGCCTTCATCGGCCTGCTGCAGGGCCGTAACTTCGGCAAGCTGGTGGTGCGCGTGGCCGGCGACTGA